In Perognathus longimembris pacificus isolate PPM17 chromosome 3, ASM2315922v1, whole genome shotgun sequence, a single window of DNA contains:
- the Rnf215 gene encoding RING finger protein 215 isoform X2 — MGPAARRGLRSPPPPPPPPPSPLLLLLPLLPLWLGLAGPGAAADGSEPAARAGRGGARAVRVDVRLPRQDLILEGIRIGPEADPAASLGGRLLLMDAVDAEPEVPSEDWIAVAYVGKEQAAPFQQGNRGSGPQAYPRALVQQMRRALFLGASALLLLILNHNVVRELDISQLLLRPVIVLHYSSNVTRLLEALLKRTQATAEITSGESLSANIEWKLTLWTTCGLSKDGHGGWQDLVCLGGSHAQEQPLQQLWNAILLVAMLLCTGLVVQAQRQASRQNQQEPGSQVDLFKRRVVQRLASLKTRRCRLSRAAQGLEEPGTETCAVCLDYFCNKQWLRVLPCKHEFHRDCVDPWLMLQQTCPLCKFNVLGNHYSED; from the exons ATGGGCCCCGCCGCTCGCCGTGGGCTGAGgtcgcctccgccgccgcctccgccgcccccGTCAccgctgttgctgctgctgccgctgctgccgctGTGGCTGGGcctggcggggcccggggccgcggcGGACGGCAGCGAGCCGGCGGCCCGGGCTGGGCGGGGCGGAGCCCGCGCGGTGCGGGTGGACGTGAGGCTGCCGCGGCAGGACCTGATCCTCGAGGGCATCCGGATTGGGCCCGAGGCCGACCCGGCCGCCTCGCTGGGAGGCCGCCTGCTGCTG ATGGACGCTGTGGACGCCGAGCCGGAGGTGCCGAGCGAGGACTGGATCGCTGTGGCCTACGTGGGCAAGGAGCAGGCGGCTCCCTTCCAGCAGGGGAACCGGGGCAGTGGCCCGCAAGCCTACCCCAGGGCCCTGGTGCAGCAG atgaGACGTGCTCTCTTCCTGGGAGCCTCAGCCCTGCTTCTCCTCATCCTGAACCACAACGTGGTCCGAGAG CTGGACATATCCCAGCTTCTGCTCAGGCCCGTGATCGTCCTCCATTATTCTTCCAATGTCACCAGGCTGTTGGAGGCACTATTGAA gAGGACCCAGGCCACTGCGGAGATCACGAGTGGAGAGTCCCTGTCAGCAAACATTGAGTGGAAGCTGACCCTATGGACCACTTGTGGTCTCTCCAAAGACGGCCACGGAGGCTGGCAGGACTTGGTATGCCTGGGAGGCAGTCATGCCCAGGAACAG CCTTTGCAGCAGCTGTGGAATGCCATCCTGCTGGTGGCCATGCTCCTGTGCACAGGCCTTGTGGTCCAGGCCCAGCGGCAGGCATCAAGGCAGAACCAGCAAGAGCCAGGCAGCCAG GTGGACCTGTTCAAGCGCCGCGTGGTGCAGAGACTGGCATCTCTCAAGACCCGGCGTTGCCGGCTGAGCAGGGCAGCACAGGGCCTCGAGGAACCTGGTACTGAGACCTGCGCTGTGTGCCTGGACTATTTCTGCAATAAGCAG TGGCTCCGGGTACTGCCCTGTAAACACGAATTCCACCGAGATTGCGTGGATCCCTGGCTCATGCTGCAGCAGACCTGCCCGCTGTGCAAGTTCAATGTGCTGG GGAACCACTACTCTGAGGACTAG
- the Ccdc157 gene encoding coiled-coil domain-containing protein 157 has translation MAHLLGSQACIDSLRKDLTDLQGAIVDVFSRAGPVRFPSWKFPDRVACDLDMVALLEHYDHVPSDPEFTQLSHAVLLELVIDRLLLLLQSCASYLESLGLEQTIPPARAAGPCMSVGLTVRRFWNSLLRLGMLYQQVAPQKSANQRDTPMAKPTAKPTAKGEPARSPESMTAKFIKPPSQVPGLPQNLPGKVSLKFPAGTQNTKNVYSQTVETALVPCDACTSVQGSLQEVGKVLVSLCQSQNLPSSLGHFQQLVQDSMGLKPLSAATMGHWASEQSKDLTRLSKHVGALTQLIGPLRAQLEEAEGQKDGLRKQLSKLEQALEQEQGERQQQAEEAEQCLAKWECSRQQLLSETNDLKTKVVALEVELKQKQESMQVVEERAQQLREEGERRAAAERQVQQLEEQVQLLVGRLDGASQQICWASTELDKEKARVDSMVRHQESLQAKQRVLLQQLDSLDQEREELRGSLDDAEIQRAQMEEQLQSLKSNREQDQCQLQAQQELLKSLQWEKQDLEQVTTDLQLNLSELQRELEALKERERLLVAFPDLHRPVEDQIQSSGNVTEDMERQVQANSIRIQVLQEENGRLQSMLSKIHEVSQQGALKLVPQDKLWSHPSKDNQGAAPPAQAQSISPRSPGRRRSPGARAGSTGRTPPGHPRAVSPRQPCSWPSKSPLEGVTHSGICAQNPIRALAKLRRRLSPSRDQANSAHQPQERPL, from the exons ATGGCACACCTGCTGGGAAGCCAGGCCTGCATTGACAGCCTACGCAAGGACCTCACCGACCTGCAGGGTGCCATCGTAGATGTATTCTCCCGAGCCGGACCCGTACGCTTCCCTTCCTGGAAGTTCCCTGACCGTGTGGCCTGTGATCTCGACATGGTGGCCCTGCTGGAGCACTATGACCACGTGCCGagtgaccctgagttcacacagCTGTCCCATGCTGTGCTGCTGGAGCTGGTCATAGACAG gctcctcctcctgcttcagaGCTGTGCCAGCTACCTGGAAAGCCTCGGCTTGGAGCAGACGATTCCCCCTGCCCGGGCTGCAGGACCCTGTATGTCGGTGGGGCTCACAGTGAGGCGCTTCTGGAATAGCCTGCTGAGACTAGGCATGCTCTACCAGCAGGTGGCCCCCCAG AAAAGTGCAAACCAAAGAGACACCCCTATGGCTAAGCCTACAGCCAAGCCCACAGCCAAGGGCGAGCCAGCCAGGAGTCCTGAGTCTATGACTGCCAAGTTCATCAAGCCTCCCTCCCAGGTGCCAGGCTTGCCTCAGAACCTCCCTGGCAAAGTCTCTCTGAAATTTCCTGCTGGGACCCAGAACACCAAGAACGTCTATTCCCAGACCGTTGAGACGGCCCTCGTGCCCTGCGATGCATGTACCAGCGTTCAGGGTAGCCTGCAGGAGGTAGGCAAGGTGCTCGTCAGCCTGTGTCAGAGCCAGAACTTGCCCTCATCCTTGGGCCATTTTCAGCAGCTGGTGCAGGACAGCATGGGGCTCAAGCCACTGTCAGCTGCCACCATGGGCCACTGGGCTTCAGAACAGAGCAAAGACCTGACACGCCTCAGTAAGCATGTGGGGGCCCTGACTCAGCTTATTGGGCCCCTCAGGGCCCAGCTGGAGGAGGCTGAGGGGCAGAAGGATGGACTAAGGAAACAGCTGAGCAAGCTGGAGCAGGCCTTGGAGCAGGAGCAGGGCGAGCGGCAGCAGCAGGCAGAGGAGGCGGAGCAGTGCCTGGCCAAGTGGGAGTGCAGCCGGCAGCAGCTTCTTTCAG AAACAAATGACCTAAAGACGAAGGTGGTGGCTCTGGAGGTGGAGCTGAAGCAGAAGCAGGAGTCCATGCAGGTTGTGG aggaaagggcccaacagctgcggGAGGAAGGTGAACGCAGGGCAGCTGCCGAGAGGCAGGTGCAGCAGCTGGAGGAGCAGGTGCAGCTGCTGGTTGGGCGGCTGGACGGGGCCAGCCAGCAGATCTGCTGGGCCAGCACAGAGCTGGACAAGGAGAAAGCCCGCGTTGACAGCATGGTCCGCCACCAGGAG TCCCTGCAGGCCAAACAGCGCGTCCTGCTGCAGCAGCTGGACAGCCTGGACCAGGAGCGCGAGGAGCTGCGGGGCAGTCTGGATGATGCTGAGATCCAGCGGGCTCAGATGGAGGAGCAGCTTCAGAGCCTGAAGAGCAACCGGGAGCAGGACCAGTGCCAGCTCCAAGCCCAGCAG GAGCTGCTGAAGAGCCTGCAGTGGGAAAAGCAGGACCTGGAGCAGGTGACCACAGACCTGCAGCTGAATCTCTCGGAGTTGCAACgggagctggaggccctgaaGGAGCGGGAACGGCTGCTGGTGGCCTTCCCTGACTTGCACAGGCCTGTGGAGGACCAGATCCAAA GTTCTGGCAATGTCACGGAAGATATGGAAAGGCAAGTGCAAGCCAATAGCATTCGCATCCAGGTCCTGCAGGAGGAGAATGGGCGGCTCCAGTCAATGCTGTCCAAGATCCATGAAGTGTCCCAGCAGGGGGCGCTCAAG CTGGTCCCGCAGGACAAGCTCTGGTCGCATCCTAGCAAGGACAATCAGGGAGCTGCTcctccagcccaggcccagagcataTCCCCAAG GTCCCCAGGCAGGCGGCGCTCTCCTGGTGCCAGGGCAGGCAGCACAGGCAGGACCCCGCCAGGCCATCCCCGAGCAGTCTCACCTCGGCAGCCCTGCAGCTGGCCCAGCAAGTCCCCCCTGGAGGGCGTCACTCACTCAGGCATCTGTGCCCAGAACCCCATTCGGGCCTTGGCCAAGCTCAGGAGGAGACTCTCACCAAGCCGAGACCAGGCCAACTCGGCACACCAGCCCCAGGAGCGGCCTCTGTAA
- the Rnf215 gene encoding RING finger protein 215 isoform X1, giving the protein MGPAARRGLRSPPPPPPPPPSPLLLLLPLLPLWLGLAGPGAAADGSEPAARAGRGGARAVRVDVRLPRQDLILEGIRIGPEADPAASLGGRLLLMDAVDAEPEVPSEDWIAVAYVGKEQAAPFQQGNRGSGPQAYPRALVQQMRRALFLGASALLLLILNHNVVRELDISQLLLRPVIVLHYSSNVTRLLEALLKRTQATAEITSGESLSANIEWKLTLWTTCGLSKDGHGGWQDLVCLGGSHAQEQKPLQQLWNAILLVAMLLCTGLVVQAQRQASRQNQQEPGSQVDLFKRRVVQRLASLKTRRCRLSRAAQGLEEPGTETCAVCLDYFCNKQWLRVLPCKHEFHRDCVDPWLMLQQTCPLCKFNVLGNHYSED; this is encoded by the exons ATGGGCCCCGCCGCTCGCCGTGGGCTGAGgtcgcctccgccgccgcctccgccgcccccGTCAccgctgttgctgctgctgccgctgctgccgctGTGGCTGGGcctggcggggcccggggccgcggcGGACGGCAGCGAGCCGGCGGCCCGGGCTGGGCGGGGCGGAGCCCGCGCGGTGCGGGTGGACGTGAGGCTGCCGCGGCAGGACCTGATCCTCGAGGGCATCCGGATTGGGCCCGAGGCCGACCCGGCCGCCTCGCTGGGAGGCCGCCTGCTGCTG ATGGACGCTGTGGACGCCGAGCCGGAGGTGCCGAGCGAGGACTGGATCGCTGTGGCCTACGTGGGCAAGGAGCAGGCGGCTCCCTTCCAGCAGGGGAACCGGGGCAGTGGCCCGCAAGCCTACCCCAGGGCCCTGGTGCAGCAG atgaGACGTGCTCTCTTCCTGGGAGCCTCAGCCCTGCTTCTCCTCATCCTGAACCACAACGTGGTCCGAGAG CTGGACATATCCCAGCTTCTGCTCAGGCCCGTGATCGTCCTCCATTATTCTTCCAATGTCACCAGGCTGTTGGAGGCACTATTGAA gAGGACCCAGGCCACTGCGGAGATCACGAGTGGAGAGTCCCTGTCAGCAAACATTGAGTGGAAGCTGACCCTATGGACCACTTGTGGTCTCTCCAAAGACGGCCACGGAGGCTGGCAGGACTTGGTATGCCTGGGAGGCAGTCATGCCCAGGAACAG AAGCCTTTGCAGCAGCTGTGGAATGCCATCCTGCTGGTGGCCATGCTCCTGTGCACAGGCCTTGTGGTCCAGGCCCAGCGGCAGGCATCAAGGCAGAACCAGCAAGAGCCAGGCAGCCAG GTGGACCTGTTCAAGCGCCGCGTGGTGCAGAGACTGGCATCTCTCAAGACCCGGCGTTGCCGGCTGAGCAGGGCAGCACAGGGCCTCGAGGAACCTGGTACTGAGACCTGCGCTGTGTGCCTGGACTATTTCTGCAATAAGCAG TGGCTCCGGGTACTGCCCTGTAAACACGAATTCCACCGAGATTGCGTGGATCCCTGGCTCATGCTGCAGCAGACCTGCCCGCTGTGCAAGTTCAATGTGCTGG GGAACCACTACTCTGAGGACTAG